One Pectobacterium cacticida genomic window, AGCGCGCGTTGGCGTGCCTGAGGCAGTTGGTCATTAGGCTTTAAAATGAGCTGAAGATGCTTGTTCCATGAGTCATCGCTTGCGGGATCAATCGTCGAGGGCTCGCCATCTTCGATGTGAAGGATTCGTGTAAGAATAAAATCTTTAAATTGCTGCTTAATATGGCAATAAGCGCGGACTCGCCACTGTAGCCCATCATTGCCTAATGCGTGTGGAGAAATGAGTCGCGGCGAATGATCCATTGATGATGAGGACTGATAGGAGATGCGCACAGTCCTTTTTTCTCGGATCGCTCTGACAATCACTTCAACGACGTGTTCGCTGTAGATATGGAGTGGGACAGGAATCCAGCTTACCTCTGGCGGCGATTCTATAAAACTGGCGTCAGCTTCCAGTACACCCGTCTTCATGGCTAATAATTCTGCTAAATAACGCTGAGCGGAGTTCTGCGGGTAGACCGCAGAGAACGTTGGCGTAGCCGTGTAAGTTTTGGTTCGTCGATCGTAGACCAGATTATAAGGCGCAATCTCAATATATTTGGCGATATCAAGCGAGGCCTGAGGGATAGACAAGCCAAAAAAGGAGGTGAGATCGGTACGGTTTATATGCCCACTCCACTGCAACCGAAAGTCGATGAACTGGAGCCGACGTTCCAGCCCCCAACTGCGCCCTTTAACGGGTTGTTCTGAATCTGATACTGGTAGTTTAGTCATATGCGTATAAAAATTATATTGATAAAAAAAATATATGCATTATTATGCGCGAAACTGGCATTAGCGTCTATCTCTGACTTCGCATCATGAGAGGGATCGCTGTATGCCGTGTTTAGGCCCGATTTGAGGTGTTAAGTCATGAAATCAGCGTTCAACGATGTATTTGAATGTCATCCTACATCACGGGTAGGGGAGATTCAGCGATGAGTGTTGTGAATTCTTATTTACGTAGACTCAATCCACTATTTTTTAACATAATAAAATCATTAGTTTATTTATCTCTTACCGGCGGTGTTGCGACAGCTGAATCTCATTACGATGCATTAATCATCAACGCCCGGCAGGGCGATATCGCCACGGCGGCGGCGTGGCTTGATGGTCAATCCAGAAATCGCATACTGACGGTTTCCGAAGTCACTGATTGGATAATCATTAACAGTTGGGCTAACCATGATGCCGAGGTACGACGAATCTGGGAAACGTATTCGCCAACGATGTCCTTACCCGACCCTGCGTTAAAAGCCGCGGCCAAATCTTATCGCAATCTTCGGCAATGGCCGTTGTCACTGGCACTATGGCAGCGGGTTTTGCAACGCTCTCCCTGGGATGATGATGCCCGTAGTGGTTTACTACTTACCCTCGCCGATGCCGGGCAAACAAAAAGCGCGCTGGAACTCGCCACCTCGCGTGTTGAGCATGAGCCAACGGCACAGCACTGGCGTGAATTAGCCTGGGTACAACGTATTGCGGGGGCGCATACGGATTCTCTCTTTTCTATCATCCAAGCTATGCGGCATGCCCCGCAAGACAAATCGCTGCTTTATGACTACAGCGATATACTCTCCCATAACAATATTAGCGCCCCGGCGTTAAACGCCTTCGAAATGGGTAAACCCTACCGTTTTCAGACCGATGAAAGCCAGCGTCAGCGTGAGTTGGAGGCCGCGGCTGAACTGGTTCGGCTTTCGTTTATCACGTCGACAACAGAAAACGAACGCTTCGCTGTGGCGGATCGCGCTTTGGCGCGTTATGACGTCTTGATGAAAAAATGGCGAACGCTTCCAGCTGCAAAAAACAGCTATCGCCATGCTCGAATTGATCGGCTAGGCGCATTACTTGCTCGTTATCGTATGGAAGATGTTGTTTCGGAATATCAATCCCTCCTGAGGGAAGGAAACATTCCTGATTACGCCCGCCGCTGGGTCGCTTCCGCTTATCTCTATCTACAGCAGCCGGAGCAGGCGGCGCTGATACTCAGTGCGGTAATACGAGACGATCCGCCGCAACGCGCCCAGATCGTGCAGCAAGGTGATTTTTTCTACAGTATTTTGGAGAGTGAAAAAATTGAACAGGCAACGCGGTTGTCCATCCAGGCTGAAGAAAAAACACCTTATAAAAAAAGCGTTTATGGTTTATCTACCGTTACGCCCAATGATGATTGGATTAACATTAAATACCTAGGGATTCAATCGCTGATTTCCCATAACAACCTTCCTGCCGCACAACAACTGGCGCAAAGAATGGCCTTCAGTGGGCCTGCGAATCAAGAGCTAAATCTAAGCGTGGCCAGCATTTATCTGAATAGAGGATGGCCACGTCGTGCCGAATCATTATTAAAACGGGCCGAGTTGTTGGAACCGAGATCATTCCGGTTGGAAACCCAGCAAGGGCTAACCGCATTGGCATTGCAGGAGTGGCGTCAGCTTGATCAATTGACCGACGATACGGTAACCCGTTATCCCGAAAATTTCTCGGTCAAGCGATTAGCGCGTTTACGCCAGGTACATCACATGGCGGAATTGCGTATTGCTGGTGAACAAGGAATTAAGTCTGACAGCCCAGCCAAAGGCATGAATGATGCAGATATTGATGTTGTGCTCTATAGCCCTCCGTTTGCCGACCACTGGCGAATGTTCTCAGGCGGCGCTTTTAATCGAAGTGATTTCAGTGAGGGACGGGCTATTAATCGCAGAATTCGCGGGGGCGTAGAGTTTACTAACCGTGATAACTGGCTCGAAGCGGAGATTTCACAGCAAAACTTTGGCTTTGGCGCGGATATCGGCGGGCGTTTTTCTTATTGGCATGATGTTAATGACGTGTGGCGCGTCGGCCTTAATGCTGAACGGCTCATGCGAAGCACACCGCTGCGGGCACTTAAACATGGTGTAACGGCGAACGGCGGTGGAGGGTATGTGCGCTGGCGGCAAAGTGAGCGGCGCTCATGGCAAGCAGATCTGTCAACCGGATGGTTTTCTGATGGTAACAGGCGTCATGAATATGCGCTGAGTGGGCAAGAGCGAATTTTTTCATCGCCATTTTTAGTCATCGATTTCACCCCATCCCTAAGCGTGGGATCAAATACTAAGCAGAACGCCTTGTATTACAACCCGCAAAACGATGTTGCCGTGTTACCCGCCGTTGCTATCGATCACTTGCTTTATCGGCATTACCAAACGGAGTGGCATCAGGAAATCAAGGCGGGCGTCGGACGCTACTGGCAAAAAGGGGAATCCGCAGGGGCTATCACCACGATCGGATATGGGCAACGAGTTCGATGGAATGACGTGCTGGATATGGGCGTGAGCGCTCAGTGGGATAAGCGACCTTACGATGGTAAGCGCGAGCAAAATGTGTCGCTGTCTTTTGATGTGAATTATCGGTTTTGAGGAGAAAGGTGATGTCATTCATACGACTACGAAACCTCCTGATGTTGCTGGGGGTGCTAACGATTGCCGCCTGCGGGCATTCCGTTGACGTGAAATATCTCCCGCCGGAAGAACGCCCTATCCCGGTTAAAGAACAAGCCTGGAAAACTAATCAATACATTGTTATAGCCTATCACGATGTGGCTGATGGCGGCGCCGATCAACGTTTCATGGCGGTACGAACCAGCGCGCTGAATGAACACTTTGTCTGGCTGAGAGAGCATGGCTACCATCCGGTATCGGTTGATGACATTCTGGCCGCCGGCGCGGGAGGTAAACCCCTTCCGGACCGGGCGGTATTACTGACATTTGATGATGGTTATAGCAGTTTCTATCACCGTGTTTACCCGCTGCTCAAAGCCTATGGTTGGCCGGCGGTATTGGCTCCCGTTGGGCGTTGGCTCGATACGCCTGAAAACCAACCCGTCGACTTTAGTGGCGTTCAAATACCGCGTAATCACTTTCTGACCTGGCAGCAAGTCCGTGAAATGTCACAATCCGGTCTGATAGAAATTGGGGCGCATACCTACGATCTGCATCATGGAATTCTCGCCAATCCGCAGGGAAATCTGGAGCCTGCTACCGTTACGCGCCGTTATTTCCCAGAGAGCAAACGCTACGAAACACGGGATGAATATCGTAAACGCGTGGCGCATGATACCGACCTCATTACTAAAAAGGTCACTGATGCGGCGGGGAAAAAACCGCGGGTTTGGGTCTGGCCCTATGGCGCGGCAAGCGGGGAGGCGTTAAGCATTATTAAACAGAGCGGCTATCAACTCGCATTAACGCTGGGAGATGGGGTCGCCTCTGTCGACTCCCCTTATAATGTTCCTCGTATACTGATTAACAATAATCCTGATGTAGAGCAGTTTGCGCTGTTGGTTAGTGAGGTTCGCGAGCCAGAGGTTATCCGCGTCGCGCATATCGATTTGGATTACGTTTATGACACCGACAAAGCGCAGCAGTCTCGTAATATTGATGCGTTAATTCAACGCGTTGCCGACTTACGGATTAATACCGTTTATCTTCAGGCTTTTTCCGATCCGCAAGGGGATGGCAACGTACAGTCGTTGTATTTCCCTAATCGCTGGATGCCCGTTCGAGAGGATTTATTCAATCATGTCGCCTGGCAGCTAGCATCGCGGGCGCTTGTTCGTGTGTACGCCTGGATGCCGGTGCTGGCTTTTGATATGAATGATAAGACGCTGCAACGTGTTGAGCGGATTGATACTGAGAGCGGCCAGAGAAGTATTAACCCCCGCCAATATCGACGATTATCGCTATGGGATGGGGAAGCTAGAAGACGAATCACTGATATCTATGAAGATCTTTCCTCCTACGCCATGTTCAATGGCATCTTATTCCATGACGATGCCGTGCTTGCGGAAGATGAAGATGCAAGTTATCCGGCTATGCGGGCCTATCGGGAGGCCGGATTCCCCAACTCGATTGCCCAAATTCGTCGCGACCCTCAGCTTACAGCACGCTGGACACGGTTCAAAAGTAAGGCGTTAACGGATTTTACGCTGGAGCTGGCACAGCGTGTGTATGACATTCGCGGTCCTCAAGTCTATACCGCACGTAACATTTTCGCCTTACCGATTATAGAACCAGACAGTGAAGCATGGTTCTCGCAAAATCTGGATGACTTCCTTAGCGCTTATGATTGGGTTGCTCCTATGGCGATGCCATTGATGGAAAATATTGCACCTGAGTCCAGGGAGGCGTGGTTACAACAATTGGTACAAAAAGTGGCTCTCCGGCCCGGCGCACTGAATAAAACCGTATTCGAACTTCAGGCGAGGGATTGGCGCATGGCAGGAGAACCGTGGTTGAAAACCGCGCAATTAGTGAAATGGATGACCCTGTTACAACACAATGGCGCGAAAAGTTACGGCTATTATCCGGATGATTTTCTAAATAACTCACCTGAATTAGAGAGTATCCGCCCCATGATTTCATCAGAATGGTATCCACTGCCATGATAGAGCGAATTTTAGCATCCTTAATATTGTGTCTGATGCTTGGCATCCCTTTTGGCGCGATGTTCTCTTTTACGGGGGACGTCGTTCTCAACTTCACTTTTTTCTGGCCCTTATTCATGTCAGGGCTATGGATAACGGGAGGGCTGTATTTCTGGTTTCACTATGAACGCCACTGGCGCTGGGGAGAAGGGGTGATACCGGATGAACCTGCCGGACGTCCGCTAGTGTCAATCCTGATACCTTGCTATAACGAAGGCCCGAATGTGCGGGAAACCATCGAAGCAGCGCTAGCGCAACGTTATACCCATATCGAAGTGATAGCGGTGAATGACGGATCTAATGATGATACCGGCGGCGAACTCGATCGATTGGCGGGCCGCTATGACAAGCTGCGTGTCATTCATCTGGCGCATAACCAGGGAAAAGCGTTAGCGCTACAAGCGGCGTGCGCCGCTGCCAGAAGCGATCTGCTCGTCTGTATTGATGGCGATGCGCTTCTCGATCCCGATGCCGTAGCCTATTTAGTCAATCCATTGATCAATAATCCACGGGTTGGCGCGGTAACGGGGAACCCAAGGATAAGAACGCGATCGACGCTGATAGGACGTATTCAGGTCGGTGAGTTTTCCTCAATTATCGGCTTGATTAAACGGACGCAACGGGCTTATGGCAAAGTCTTCACCGTCTCTGGCGTCATCGCCGCTTTTCGTCGCAGCGCGCTGGCGGAGGTTGGTTATTGGAGCCCCGAAATGATCACCGAAGATATCGATATTAGCTGGAAGCTTCAATTGCGCCATTGGTCGATATTTTTTGAACCGAGGGCATTATGCTGGATTTTGATGCCGGAAAAACTGTCTGGCTTATGGAAACAACGGTTACGGTGGGCGCAAGGCGGCGCTGAAGTCTTTTTAAAAAATTTCCGCCATTTATGGTCATGGCGCTATCGCCGAATGTGGCCATTATTCCTAGAATATTCTATTTCGATATTATGGGCCTTCACCTACGCCGTCAGCGTTTTATTATATTTATTAGGCTTTTTTGTCGAATTGCCGAAAGAGATTCGTGTGGAGACGCTTTTCCCTCCCGCCTTTACCGGCATGATGCTTGGCGTTGTTTGTTTAATCCAATTTGCGGTCAGTATGTTGATTGAACGGCGTTATGAGAGAGACATTGGTAAATATCTATTCTGGGTCATCTGGTATCCCATGGTGTATTGGACATTGAGCCTGTTTACCAGTCTGGTCAGCTTTCCAAAGGTTATGCTGCGTTCCCGCCAAAAACGCGCGCGTTGGGAAAGCCCGGATCGTGGCATAGAAAGAGGATAAATCATGTATTCACCGTTAATTATTACTGAAAGACATTGGTTTCCACTCCTTATCGATGCTTTCCTGACACTCTGTGGATGGGGAATATTTATTTGGTTATTTTCCGAAGTTTTCCTCAGCGTGGTTTTGGATAATGTTGTATCCGAGCAGTCTTTCTTAACGCTAGAGAAGGGGACGATATCAATACCCTTATTCATATTCCTGGTCAATGCGTTGATATTAATTTCCTGGGGGAAATTAGAACAATATCGCTATCGAATCAGAAAAGAGCAAAGAACGCGTGCCGATGCGCTGGATACCAAACACATTGCCAGCAGTTTTTCTTTATCGGATAGTTTTGTTCAGGAATTGAACCGTAATAAAATCCAGCGCATTTGGCATAACGAACACGGAAACATTATTAGCGTCGATAATTTATCGTCGTGACTCACGAAAATGTACCTTAGCTTTATGGCGGTAGAGGGCAAGCGTGAATAAGCAGCTAACGCTGAAATCTCCGCCAACTTTCTAAGAGCCTATCCCAGTCGCCCTACCGGAATAGGTTCTAAGCATGGCGCTTTCAGAAAAAGTATCTGACCTTAAACGTATCGTGCAGCGTTGAAAAGGGATCAGTTCCGCCATTTCCCAGTATTGATGAACTTTGAACAGGGTAATTCGACGAAGCGGTATAATAACCACCCACAGAACATACAGATTAATAAGCTTAATAAGATAATCAGGCTGGCGCCTAAGAATCCATATTTTTCACCATTAATCCATTCTTTAATTAAGTTGAGAATCAAGAAATGAATCATGTAGAACCCGAAGGAAATATTACCTAAATATAGCATAGGTTTGGATTGTAGGAAGGAGTGCTGTTTTCTTAGATCACTCTCCGCGAGAGAACCGATGAGCAAAATTAATGGAATTAAAGTGATAAGATTAAAGCTGAACTGTAATGGTATGAACACATTTACAAAGTAAATAATAATGGCTAATATTATCCCGGTGTTGGCAGACATGGAAAACCATTTGCCTTCAATGATAACACGCGATAATAACATACCTATAATAGGTTCAATTATACGCGTTAGAGGAAAGGTATATGAAAGCCACCACTGTAATTCTCGGATATCTAAAGGCCAATTGCGTATTGGGTCGGATGATCTGGTAGAGGAATACACAACCAGTTGTATGGCAATCATTATGAGATAAAGAATTCCAATTGAAAGCCATAGATATTTCGGATCTATTTTAATTATTACTTTATATAAAAAAGGGAAAGCAAGATAAAATAAAACAATTGTACAAAGGAACCAACTTGGCGTATTCCCGCCTATAAAATTGTCTTCATTTGGAATCCAGGACTGAATAAGAAGGGCATTGGGTAGCCAGATGTCAATTTGATTAATTCCGATTACTCCTGTAGCAATAAAGAGGAACATAACAAAAATATTAACAGGATATATTTTTGCAAGGCGTTTTTTATAGAAATTAAATGTATTATCTATCGGTTTGTAGGACCAAACCATAACAAAACCACTTAAAATAAAAAAGAATGAGACGCACATCCACCCTGATTTGCTAAAGAAATAGGCGTTAGCATTGGCAATGGTTTGGTTAGCAAATGGGTTGAGTACGTTGTCTAAAGAGGCATGAAAAAAAAATACAAAAATAGCAGCAATAATGCGAATGCCATTCAACGAGGGTAAACTGGGGAAAAAGCCTTTCTCATTTCTTTTTATGTTTAATTTTCCATTATACTTATTATTTATTCTCCCATCTTTTTTTATGTCGCTTGCCATATTTCCTCCTAAATGAAAATTAAAAATGTTTATTACCACAATTAAATTGATTTATGATGAATTTGATGATTACAACATTATTTGTCGAATTATAAATAAATCACCGGCTTATGACATTTTAATCCTCCCGCCATGAAGTTTTCGAAAACAATCGATGAAATATTTTTCGCATAATTATATGTTCCTAATAATTACCACCCTAATTATTTGGAATACCTAAAACCAGAAGAATTAATTAACCACTCTTCCTCACAATTAATACCTGTTTTTGTGTTTTTGCAATAATTTTGTGAAAAATTAAAGTATTAAATGTTAATATTTTGTTTGATCATGGTATTGATAGCGATAACGCCGTAACGAATGCTGCCCCATTTTCTAAATGATCGCTGGCGGCGTTTATCAATTTATGGACACAAAAATCCCTGGCTCTCGATGGAAGCGAATAAACATCGATGGAACAAAAAATCCCGCATAACAGAGCGCTATGCGGGATGTGTGGATGTAAGTGGACGCTTACAGACTTAGCGTTACTTCGATACAGAAGCTGGAAAATCGAACTAACTCGTTAATCTATCAGCGATACGTTACCTTGAAGACATGGCTAGAGACTGTAATTTAAATTGTGTATCTGCCTGTTTTTGATATGTTCAATTCAACAACAGAGACAGGCTAATTATGGACGAAAAGAAACTCAAAGCACTCGCTGCTGAACTGGCTAAAGGCCTTAAAACCGAAGCTGACCTGAATGCGTTTTCTCGTATGCTGACAAAGCTTACCGTCGAAACAGCACTCAATGCTGAGTTAACCGAGCACCTCGGGCACGAGAAAAATGCCCCAAAATCAGGCTCGAATACCCGCAACGGCTATTCATCTAAAACCCTGCTGTGCGATGACGGCGAGCTTGAAATCAACACGCCACGTGACCGTGAAAGCACCTTTGAACCGCAGTTAATAAAGAAAAATCAGACTCGCATCACGCAGATGGACAGCCAGATTTTATCCCTCTATGCCAAGGGCATGACCACGCGGGAAATCGTCGCCACGTTCAAAGAAATGTACGATGCCGATGTCTCTCCTGCGCTGATATCTAAAGTGACCGACGCCGTTAAAGAGCAAGTCACTGAATGGCAAAACCGTCCGTTAGACTCACTGTATCCCATTGTTTATCTTGACTGTATTGTGGTGAAAGTTCGTCATGGCGGCAGTGTCATCAATAAATCGGTGTTCCTTGCGCTGGGCATCAACACCGACGGCCAGAAAGAACTGCTGGGCATGTGGCTGGCGGAAAATGAAGGGGCGAAGTTCTGGTTGAACGTGCTGACAGAGCTTAAGAACCGGGGGCTTCAGGACATTCTCATTGCCTGCGTGGACGGTCTGAAGGGCTTCCCGGAAGCCATCAACAGCGTCTATCCGCAGACCCATATTCAGTTATGCATTATCCACATGGTGCGCAACAGCCTGAAATACGTCTCATGGAAGGATTACAAAGCAGTCACCAGCGGGTTGAAAGCCGTGTATCAGGCCCCGACAGAGGAAGCGGCGCTGATGGCGCTGGACAAGTTTTCTGGCGTCTGGGATGAAAAATACCCGCAAATCAGCAAGAGTTGGCGCACGCACTGGGAAAATCTCAATACATTCTTTGGCTACCCGCCCGATATCCGTAAGGCCATCTACACCACGAATGCCATCGAATCGTTGAACAGCGTCATTCGTCAGGCGATAAAGAAACGCAAAGTGTTCCCAACAGACGATTCGGTACGGAAAGTGATTTATCTGGCGATCGAGTCGGCCTCGAAAAAATGGAGCATGCCGATACAGAACTGGCGGCTGGCGATGAGCCGTTTTATTATCGAGTTCGGTGACCGCCTGAGCGATCACCTTTAATACGGTGGCAGTTACACAGAATTACGGACAGGCTCCATGGCTATGGGCACATTCAAGGACACAAAAGTATATAATGAATAACCTGTATTAGCTCAGACCTGATCTGACAATTACCGGTTATTTATACAGGTATCTGTCAGATTACATCTGGCCTAAATTTTTCTCAGACCAGATGCGCTTTCCATCAAGTAATGTTTCCATTGGCGTCCGGCCACAGCACATTTTCCCCTGATGAGTTCGCTCATTATTATAGTGAGCCAGCCATTCATCAAGATCCGATTGTAATGTGTCGAGAGCACCATACAACTTTTTGCGGAACGTCACCTGATAAAACTCATTCAGTATCGTTTTATGGAACCGCTCGCAGATGCCGTTGGTCTGCGGTGACATTGCCTTCGTTTTCGTATGCTCAATGTCATTTATCGCCAGATAAAGCTGGTAATCATGCTGCTCCACTTTGCCGCAGAACTCAGTGCCCCTGTCGGTCAGTATCCTCAGCATCGGTAGCCCCTGAGACTCATAAAATGGCAGCACACGATCATTCAGTAAATCAGCCGCTGTAATCGGTGTTTTAGTGACGTAGAGCTTGCAGTGTGCCACTTTCGAGTACGTATCAACGAACGTCTGCTGATAGATACGCCCGACGCCTTTCAGGTTGCCTACATAGAACGTGTCCTGTGAACCCAGATAACCCGGATGAGCGGTTTCAATCTCACCACAGGCTTCATCATCACTGGCTTTACGTTCCAGCGCTGCGATCTGGCTGTCAGTCAGTTCAATGCCGTCACGGGCCACTTTTTCTTCCAGTGCTTTCAGGCGTTTTTTGAAGTTCTCAAGGTTATGACGTAACCAGACAGAACGGACACCACTGCCGGAGATAAAAACGCCCTGTTTACGCAGCTCGTTGCTGGTCCTGTGCTGGCCGTGAGCCGGGAATGCGACAGCATAATCAACAACAGCCCGCTCAGTGACCTCATCGGTTCGGTTCTTAAGGTTAGGGGCACGACGGCTGCGATTTATCAACGCATCCACGCCACCTTCCTCGGCCAGCTCGCGATATCGGTAAAACGTATCGCGAGAGACGCCCATGATTTTGCAGGCTTTCGACACGTTACTGAGTTCTTCAGCCAGATTGAGCAAACCGGCTTTGTGTTTGATGATGGGATTGTTAGTATGAAGCATGAGAGTTACCTCGCGTTTTGTATAAGGATTCGACACCCATATCAAAACCGGTAACTCTCAACCTTTCAAGGTCATGTGTCAGATCAAGTCGCGACTAATACACTTAAACTCATTATAAACCCAGAAAATTTCCAAT contains:
- a CDS encoding helix-turn-helix transcriptional regulator — encoded protein: MTKLPVSDSEQPVKGRSWGLERRLQFIDFRLQWSGHINRTDLTSFFGLSIPQASLDIAKYIEIAPYNLVYDRRTKTYTATPTFSAVYPQNSAQRYLAELLAMKTGVLEADASFIESPPEVSWIPVPLHIYSEHVVEVIVRAIREKRTVRISYQSSSSMDHSPRLISPHALGNDGLQWRVRAYCHIKQQFKDFILTRILHIEDGEPSTIDPASDDSWNKHLQLILKPNDQLPQARQRALELEYGITDGELILSCRLACLHETLNRFHINLLDEDMKDNQPFILINKEEILAYLGS
- the pgaA gene encoding poly-beta-1,6 N-acetyl-D-glucosamine export porin PgaA → MSVVNSYLRRLNPLFFNIIKSLVYLSLTGGVATAESHYDALIINARQGDIATAAAWLDGQSRNRILTVSEVTDWIIINSWANHDAEVRRIWETYSPTMSLPDPALKAAAKSYRNLRQWPLSLALWQRVLQRSPWDDDARSGLLLTLADAGQTKSALELATSRVEHEPTAQHWRELAWVQRIAGAHTDSLFSIIQAMRHAPQDKSLLYDYSDILSHNNISAPALNAFEMGKPYRFQTDESQRQRELEAAAELVRLSFITSTTENERFAVADRALARYDVLMKKWRTLPAAKNSYRHARIDRLGALLARYRMEDVVSEYQSLLREGNIPDYARRWVASAYLYLQQPEQAALILSAVIRDDPPQRAQIVQQGDFFYSILESEKIEQATRLSIQAEEKTPYKKSVYGLSTVTPNDDWINIKYLGIQSLISHNNLPAAQQLAQRMAFSGPANQELNLSVASIYLNRGWPRRAESLLKRAELLEPRSFRLETQQGLTALALQEWRQLDQLTDDTVTRYPENFSVKRLARLRQVHHMAELRIAGEQGIKSDSPAKGMNDADIDVVLYSPPFADHWRMFSGGAFNRSDFSEGRAINRRIRGGVEFTNRDNWLEAEISQQNFGFGADIGGRFSYWHDVNDVWRVGLNAERLMRSTPLRALKHGVTANGGGGYVRWRQSERRSWQADLSTGWFSDGNRRHEYALSGQERIFSSPFLVIDFTPSLSVGSNTKQNALYYNPQNDVAVLPAVAIDHLLYRHYQTEWHQEIKAGVGRYWQKGESAGAITTIGYGQRVRWNDVLDMGVSAQWDKRPYDGKREQNVSLSFDVNYRF
- the pgaB gene encoding poly-beta-1,6-N-acetyl-D-glucosamine N-deacetylase PgaB, which gives rise to MSFIRLRNLLMLLGVLTIAACGHSVDVKYLPPEERPIPVKEQAWKTNQYIVIAYHDVADGGADQRFMAVRTSALNEHFVWLREHGYHPVSVDDILAAGAGGKPLPDRAVLLTFDDGYSSFYHRVYPLLKAYGWPAVLAPVGRWLDTPENQPVDFSGVQIPRNHFLTWQQVREMSQSGLIEIGAHTYDLHHGILANPQGNLEPATVTRRYFPESKRYETRDEYRKRVAHDTDLITKKVTDAAGKKPRVWVWPYGAASGEALSIIKQSGYQLALTLGDGVASVDSPYNVPRILINNNPDVEQFALLVSEVREPEVIRVAHIDLDYVYDTDKAQQSRNIDALIQRVADLRINTVYLQAFSDPQGDGNVQSLYFPNRWMPVREDLFNHVAWQLASRALVRVYAWMPVLAFDMNDKTLQRVERIDTESGQRSINPRQYRRLSLWDGEARRRITDIYEDLSSYAMFNGILFHDDAVLAEDEDASYPAMRAYREAGFPNSIAQIRRDPQLTARWTRFKSKALTDFTLELAQRVYDIRGPQVYTARNIFALPIIEPDSEAWFSQNLDDFLSAYDWVAPMAMPLMENIAPESREAWLQQLVQKVALRPGALNKTVFELQARDWRMAGEPWLKTAQLVKWMTLLQHNGAKSYGYYPDDFLNNSPELESIRPMISSEWYPLP
- the pgaC gene encoding poly-beta-1,6-N-acetyl-D-glucosamine synthase encodes the protein MIERILASLILCLMLGIPFGAMFSFTGDVVLNFTFFWPLFMSGLWITGGLYFWFHYERHWRWGEGVIPDEPAGRPLVSILIPCYNEGPNVRETIEAALAQRYTHIEVIAVNDGSNDDTGGELDRLAGRYDKLRVIHLAHNQGKALALQAACAAARSDLLVCIDGDALLDPDAVAYLVNPLINNPRVGAVTGNPRIRTRSTLIGRIQVGEFSSIIGLIKRTQRAYGKVFTVSGVIAAFRRSALAEVGYWSPEMITEDIDISWKLQLRHWSIFFEPRALCWILMPEKLSGLWKQRLRWAQGGAEVFLKNFRHLWSWRYRRMWPLFLEYSISILWAFTYAVSVLLYLLGFFVELPKEIRVETLFPPAFTGMMLGVVCLIQFAVSMLIERRYERDIGKYLFWVIWYPMVYWTLSLFTSLVSFPKVMLRSRQKRARWESPDRGIERG
- the pgaD gene encoding poly-beta-1,6-N-acetyl-D-glucosamine biosynthesis protein PgaD, producing the protein MYSPLIITERHWFPLLIDAFLTLCGWGIFIWLFSEVFLSVVLDNVVSEQSFLTLEKGTISIPLFIFLVNALILISWGKLEQYRYRIRKEQRTRADALDTKHIASSFSLSDSFVQELNRNKIQRIWHNEHGNIISVDNLSS
- a CDS encoding acyltransferase family protein encodes the protein MASDIKKDGRINNKYNGKLNIKRNEKGFFPSLPSLNGIRIIAAIFVFFFHASLDNVLNPFANQTIANANAYFFSKSGWMCVSFFFILSGFVMVWSYKPIDNTFNFYKKRLAKIYPVNIFVMFLFIATGVIGINQIDIWLPNALLIQSWIPNEDNFIGGNTPSWFLCTIVLFYLAFPFLYKVIIKIDPKYLWLSIGILYLIMIAIQLVVYSSTRSSDPIRNWPLDIRELQWWLSYTFPLTRIIEPIIGMLLSRVIIEGKWFSMSANTGIILAIIIYFVNVFIPLQFSFNLITLIPLILLIGSLAESDLRKQHSFLQSKPMLYLGNISFGFYMIHFLILNLIKEWINGEKYGFLGASLIILLSLLICMFCGWLLYRFVELPCSKFINTGKWRN
- a CDS encoding IS256 family transposase, which produces MDEKKLKALAAELAKGLKTEADLNAFSRMLTKLTVETALNAELTEHLGHEKNAPKSGSNTRNGYSSKTLLCDDGELEINTPRDRESTFEPQLIKKNQTRITQMDSQILSLYAKGMTTREIVATFKEMYDADVSPALISKVTDAVKEQVTEWQNRPLDSLYPIVYLDCIVVKVRHGGSVINKSVFLALGINTDGQKELLGMWLAENEGAKFWLNVLTELKNRGLQDILIACVDGLKGFPEAINSVYPQTHIQLCIIHMVRNSLKYVSWKDYKAVTSGLKAVYQAPTEEAALMALDKFSGVWDEKYPQISKSWRTHWENLNTFFGYPPDIRKAIYTTNAIESLNSVIRQAIKKRKVFPTDDSVRKVIYLAIESASKKWSMPIQNWRLAMSRFIIEFGDRLSDHL
- a CDS encoding IS481 family transposase, with protein sequence MLHTNNPIIKHKAGLLNLAEELSNVSKACKIMGVSRDTFYRYRELAEEGGVDALINRSRRAPNLKNRTDEVTERAVVDYAVAFPAHGQHRTSNELRKQGVFISGSGVRSVWLRHNLENFKKRLKALEEKVARDGIELTDSQIAALERKASDDEACGEIETAHPGYLGSQDTFYVGNLKGVGRIYQQTFVDTYSKVAHCKLYVTKTPITAADLLNDRVLPFYESQGLPMLRILTDRGTEFCGKVEQHDYQLYLAINDIEHTKTKAMSPQTNGICERFHKTILNEFYQVTFRKKLYGALDTLQSDLDEWLAHYNNERTHQGKMCCGRTPMETLLDGKRIWSEKNLGQM